In Gadus chalcogrammus isolate NIFS_2021 chromosome 1, NIFS_Gcha_1.0, whole genome shotgun sequence, one DNA window encodes the following:
- the fitm2 gene encoding acyl-coenzyme A diphosphatase FITM2: MAACLDVIVEKLVSLWRISAVRQNIHWFFLVVSILGSVLKEFQLVPPSYFSGPKTFLNVYLVKVGWGWTLLLLTPFLLLSNSALNRDVAFLLRRVLSLVTATACWFVFTETFLYIENVTGSCFATAALDVSHKDLTSKTSCVRAGLHWHGFDVSGHSFLLLYSSLFIMEETAPMAHLKTASLSTLPRVVVQLLYIALNVLVVVWIFMFACTSVYFHDPSQKLVGSLCAILAWHGTYRVWYLRPWSPGLPPLRQLKPQKQRA; this comes from the exons ATGGCGGCCTGCTTGGACGTCATTGTGGAAAAGTTGGTGTCACTTTGGAGGATATCGGCGGTGCGACAAAACATCCATTGGTTCTTCCTGGTTGTTTCGATCCTGGGCTCTGTTCTCAAAGAGTTCCAGCTCGTTCCTCCCTCGTATTTCAGCGGGCCCAAAACCTTCCTGAACGT GTACCTGGTGAAGGTAGGCTGGGGAtggactctgctgctgctgacgcCCTTCCTGCTGCTCTCCAACTCTGCCCTGAACCGGGATGTGGCCTTTCTGCTCCGACGGGTGCTCTCACTGGTCACAGCGACGGCCTGTTGGTTTGTCTTCACTGAGACATTCCTCTACATAGAAAATGTCACCGGCTCGTGTTTTGCCACGGCTGCCCTGGACGTCAGCCACAAAGACCTCACGTCAAAGACCTCCTGTGTGAGGGCCGGCCTTCACTGGCACGGCTTCGACGTCTCGGGACactccttcctgctcctctactcctctctcttcatcatGGAGGAGACGGCACCCATGGCTCACCTGAAGACAGCCAGTCTGTCCACCCTACCCAGAGTAGTCGTCCAGCTGTTGTACATCGCCCTGAACGTACTCGTAGTGGTTTGGATATTCATGTTTGCGTGTACCTCTGTGTACTTCCACGACCCGTCTCAGAAGTTGGTGGGGAGCCTCTGTGCCATACTGGCCTGGCATGGGACTTATAGGGTGTGGTATCTTAGGCCATGgtcccctggtctccccccGCTCCGCCAGCTCAAACCACAGAAACAACGAGCCTAG